Proteins encoded together in one Flavobacteriales bacterium window:
- a CDS encoding type B 50S ribosomal protein L31, which yields MKKGIHPENYRTVVFKDMSNEYMFLGKSCAATKDSMKWEDGNEYPLIKLDISYTSHPFYTGKMMLVDTAGRVDKFKKRFARHTEKRDAAASSAE from the coding sequence ATGAAGAAAGGCATCCATCCCGAGAACTACCGCACGGTGGTTTTCAAGGACATGAGCAACGAGTACATGTTCCTCGGCAAGAGCTGCGCTGCCACCAAGGACAGCATGAAATGGGAGGACGGCAACGAGTACCCCCTGATCAAGCTCGACATCAGCTACACCAGCCATCCCTTCTACACCGGCAAGATGATGCTGGTCGACACCGCAGGCCGCGTGGACAAGTTCAAGAAGCGCTTCGCCAGGCACACCGAGAAGCGTGACGCAGCGGCTTCCTCTGCCGAATAA